Sequence from the Candidatus Saccharimonadales bacterium genome:
TCGTAAGACTGTTCAGACATTTTTGGTTTTTAATTTTAATGGCTTATAGATGTTAATTATACGACTTTTGTCAAATGTGGTTTATCTTTCCAGTGTTTGCTCGATTCGTCTAACGGATTCAGCCGGGTCAAAATCATCAAACCAAAACACCCGCCAGTTAAATCTTTCGGCTTCTGTTAAATTAGCCCTCGAGTCGTCGATAAAGAAAATCTCCTGCCCTTTACAGCCGGCCATCGCCTCGGCTTTAAGATAAATCTTGTCTTCCGGTTTGACCGCGCCAACCTTAGTCGAGTCGACGATAGCGCTGAAATTAAGCTGCGGCAGGACGCCCAGACCGAACATTTCTGCCAAGAATCCCGGCATGATATTGGTAAGCAGCCCGATTTTGTACTTGGTCTCCGCCCGGGCTAAAAATTCATGGGTTTCTTTGATCGGCTGAACCGAACCCATGTAATGCCGC
This genomic interval carries:
- a CDS encoding HAD family hydrolase; this encodes KTVPTAVKFIYCDVNGVMVRFYHHAFVSLSEETGVPLDKVESTFWHYNDACNRGEITLEGFNKSMAHHLGVKRVDWRRHYMGSVQPIKETHEFLARAETKYKIGLLTNIMPGFLAEMFGLGVLPQLNFSAIVDSTKVGAVKPEDKIYLKAEAMAGCKGQEIFFIDDSRANLTEAERFNWRVFWFDDFDPAESVRRIEQTLER